One Prunus dulcis chromosome 7, ALMONDv2, whole genome shotgun sequence DNA segment encodes these proteins:
- the LOC117634518 gene encoding probable E3 ubiquitin-protein ligase XERICO gives MVCSLLAYATMGLFEEDSSSSGLIVSHVLYKAAFVIALMRWVLYWALRLRQRLLSSSSSSSSFVSDHGYNFLEAEQNYPPVPSSCSSSSTQLIRDCLVQTTFEEITNRQGSYRASSSGCDTCAVCLSQLEMEDQVRELRNCSHVFHTECIDRWLEYHDHHHDDNHRTCPLCRTPLLTSSQIQSLSWDHRSSQPSWAVERLLYLFGDDLLL, from the coding sequence ATGGTCTGCTCTTTGCTTGCATATGCTACAATGGGTTTGTTTGAAGAAGACTCGTCCTCATCAGGCTTGATAGTGAGCCATGTTTTATACAAAGCAGCTTTTGTAATTGCCTTAATGAGATGGGTTTTGTACTGGGCTCTCAGACTCAGACAAAGActcttatcttcttcttcctcctcctcctcctttgtTTCTGACCATGGCTACAATTTCCTGGAGGCAGAGCAAAACTACCCTCCTGTGCCTTCCtcttgctcttcttcttcaacccaGTTGATCAGAGACTGCCTTGTACAGACCACCTTTGAAGAAATTACCAACAGACAAGGAAGCTACAGAGCCAGCAGCAGTGGCTGTGACACGTGTGCTGTGTGCTTGAGCCAGCTGGAGATGGAGGATCAGGTGAGGGAGCTCAGGAACTGCAGCCACGTGTTCCACACAGAATGCATCGACAGATGGCTGGAGTatcatgatcatcatcatGATGATAACCACAGGACTTGCCCACTCTGTAGGACCCCCTTGCTGACGTCATCCCAAATCCAGAGCTTGAGCTGGGATCACAGATCCTCCCAGCCCAGCTGGGCTGTGGAGAGACTGCTCTACCTCTTTGGGGATGATCTGCTgttgtga